A stretch of Dyella sp. BiH032 DNA encodes these proteins:
- the mreD gene encoding rod shape-determining protein MreD translates to MSKQRVATLWFAGSLVFALLSMLVPLPGVLQPFKPYWPALFLLYWALEAGDQRVSLGLAFCIGLCADLLDGLLLGEQAMRLCALVFIALRFRSRLRFFPMWQQTLAVLALLLNDRVVLLIVRTFAGESLPPATWWFSPFVGAALWPFLFLLMDDLRLRFRLQ, encoded by the coding sequence ATGAGCAAGCAACGCGTCGCGACGCTCTGGTTCGCCGGCTCCCTGGTCTTCGCGCTGCTGTCCATGCTCGTGCCGCTGCCGGGCGTGCTGCAGCCGTTCAAGCCCTATTGGCCCGCGCTGTTCCTGCTTTACTGGGCGCTCGAGGCGGGCGACCAGCGGGTCAGCCTTGGGCTGGCCTTCTGCATCGGCCTGTGCGCCGACCTGCTCGATGGCCTGCTGCTCGGCGAACAGGCCATGCGCCTGTGCGCGTTGGTCTTCATCGCGCTCCGCTTCCGTTCGCGCCTGCGCTTCTTCCCCATGTGGCAGCAGACCCTGGCGGTCCTGGCCCTGTTGCTCAACGATCGCGTCGTACTGTTGATCGTTCGCACTTTCGCGGGGGAATCGCTGCCGCCCGCCACCTGGTGGTTCTCGCCGTTCGTCGGCGCCGCACTATGGCCGTTCCTGTTCTTGCTGATGGACGACCTGCGCCTGCGCTTCCGCCTGCAGTAG
- the mreC gene encoding rod shape-determining protein MreC, translating into MALAREDSSPLFAGTVAGTLRLILYLAFAMVLMVLDHRNGWMWRIRYAASIVVEPVYRLAGLPAAGMRNVSVAFADRKLLTEQNQRLREDLLLANAKLNRMASVAEQNERLRELLATQHSLELNVQLARVIDVDLGSYRHRMLLNVGARDGVKKGQVVIDAHGVMGQVVEVMPRTSLVMLVTDPDHAIPVVIERTGLRTVAYGSREGDQLSLPNISMAADVRQGDKLLTSGLGGRFPPGFPVGEIRGVEPAASGMFLEGRARPTADLDRSEDVLLLHDQAEPVGPPEPASPAGPPADMAPAPSSTSASPPSAGGSPSTGVPNAPAPASSASATGALP; encoded by the coding sequence ATGGCACTCGCTCGCGAGGACTCCTCGCCCCTGTTTGCCGGCACTGTCGCCGGCACCCTCCGCCTCATCCTGTATCTCGCGTTCGCCATGGTGCTGATGGTCCTGGACCACCGGAACGGCTGGATGTGGCGCATCCGCTATGCCGCCTCCATCGTCGTCGAGCCCGTCTATCGCCTGGCCGGCCTGCCGGCGGCGGGCATGCGGAACGTCAGCGTCGCGTTCGCCGACCGCAAGCTGCTCACGGAACAGAACCAGCGCCTGCGCGAGGACTTGCTCCTGGCCAACGCCAAGCTCAACCGCATGGCTTCCGTCGCGGAGCAGAACGAGCGCCTCCGGGAACTGCTCGCCACCCAGCACAGCCTGGAGCTCAACGTGCAGCTCGCCCGCGTCATCGACGTGGACCTGGGCAGCTACCGCCACCGCATGCTGCTGAACGTCGGGGCACGGGACGGCGTGAAGAAGGGGCAGGTGGTGATCGATGCCCATGGCGTCATGGGCCAGGTGGTGGAAGTGATGCCGCGCACCTCGCTGGTCATGCTGGTGACGGATCCGGACCACGCCATACCCGTAGTGATCGAGCGCACGGGCCTGCGCACGGTGGCTTACGGTTCCCGCGAAGGCGACCAGCTGAGCCTGCCGAACATTTCCATGGCGGCAGACGTACGCCAGGGCGACAAGCTCCTCACCTCCGGCCTTGGCGGCCGTTTCCCGCCAGGCTTCCCGGTGGGCGAAATCCGCGGCGTCGAACCCGCGGCATCGGGCATGTTCCTGGAAGGGCGTGCGCGTCCCACGGCGGACCTGGACCGCAGCGAGGACGTGCTCCTGCTGCACGACCAGGCCGAGCCGGTCGGCCCACCCGAGCCCGCATCACCCGCCGGTCCTCCGGCCGACATGGCACCCGCGCCTTCCTCAACGTCCGCGTCCCCGCCATCCGCCGGCGGATCGCCCTCCACCGGCGTGCCGAACGCGCCTGCTCCGGCGTCCTCGGCATCCGCTACGGGGGCGCTGCCATGA
- the hemL gene encoding glutamate-1-semialdehyde 2,1-aminomutase: protein MTNHELFQRAKQLMPGGVNSPVRAFKSVGGEPFFTARADGAYLWDVEGKRYIDYVGSWGPMIVGHNHPRVREAVERAIKDGLSFGTPCSAEVTMAETITRLVPSVDMVRMVNSGTEATMSAIRLARGATGRSKIVKFEGCYHGHGDSFLVKAGSGALTFGVPTSPGVPKAAADLTLTLAYNDLDAAKALFEEHGDDIAGLIIEPVAGNMNCIPPKEGYLQGLRELCTRHGALLIFDEVMTGFRVALGGAQAHYGITPDLTTFGKIIGGGMPVGAYGGRRELMEQIAPAGPIYQAGTLSGNPVAMAAGLAMLELVQAPGFYDNLAARTRLLADGLQAVADGEGVPFSTNRVGAMFGLFFTREKVESYAQATAADTAAFNRFFHGMLERGIYLAPSAFEAGFLSSAHSDEDIAATLEAARQTLRADRA from the coding sequence ATGACTAACCACGAACTCTTCCAGCGCGCCAAGCAACTGATGCCCGGCGGCGTGAACTCGCCCGTGCGCGCCTTCAAGTCGGTCGGCGGCGAACCGTTCTTCACCGCACGCGCGGACGGGGCCTATCTGTGGGATGTCGAAGGCAAGCGCTACATCGACTACGTCGGTTCCTGGGGGCCGATGATCGTCGGCCACAACCATCCGAGGGTCCGTGAGGCCGTCGAACGCGCCATCAAGGACGGGCTCTCCTTCGGCACCCCCTGTTCCGCCGAGGTGACCATGGCGGAGACCATCACGCGCCTGGTGCCTTCGGTGGACATGGTGCGCATGGTGAATTCCGGTACTGAGGCCACTATGTCGGCCATCCGGCTCGCCCGCGGCGCCACGGGTCGCAGCAAGATCGTGAAGTTCGAAGGCTGCTATCACGGCCACGGGGACAGCTTCCTGGTGAAGGCCGGCTCGGGCGCACTCACCTTCGGCGTCCCCACGTCGCCCGGCGTGCCGAAGGCCGCGGCGGACCTCACGCTCACCCTGGCTTATAACGATTTGGACGCGGCCAAGGCTCTGTTCGAGGAGCATGGCGACGACATCGCCGGCCTCATCATCGAGCCGGTCGCCGGCAACATGAACTGCATCCCGCCGAAGGAGGGCTACCTGCAGGGGCTGCGCGAGCTATGCACGCGCCACGGCGCCCTGCTGATCTTCGACGAGGTCATGACCGGTTTCCGCGTGGCGCTCGGCGGCGCCCAGGCGCACTACGGCATCACGCCGGACCTCACCACCTTCGGCAAAATCATCGGCGGCGGCATGCCCGTGGGCGCTTATGGCGGGCGCCGCGAGCTGATGGAACAGATCGCCCCGGCCGGCCCGATCTATCAGGCAGGCACGCTCAGCGGCAATCCGGTGGCGATGGCCGCCGGGCTGGCCATGCTGGAACTGGTCCAGGCACCCGGCTTCTACGACAACCTCGCCGCCCGCACCCGCCTGCTGGCCGATGGCCTGCAAGCCGTGGCCGACGGCGAAGGCGTGCCCTTCAGCACCAATCGCGTGGGCGCCATGTTCGGCCTGTTCTTCACCCGCGAGAAAGTCGAAAGCTACGCCCAGGCCACGGCGGCCGACACGGCGGCATTCAATCGCTTCTTCCACGGCATGCTGGAGCGTGGCATTTACCTGGCGCCATCGGCATTCGAGGCCGGTTTCCTGTCCAGCGCACACAGCGATGAAGATATCGCCGCGACGCTGGAAGCCGCCCGCCAGACGCTCCGCGCGGACCGGGCCTGA
- a CDS encoding carbohydrate kinase family protein, translating to MSAVICGSLAYDTIMVFQDQFKNHILPDQVHILNVSFLVPRMRREFGGCAGNIAYNLKLLGADPLPVATVGQDFGPYRAHMEHCGIRLDYVREFGDQFTPQCFITTDLDNNQITAFHPGAMLSAHENHVRDIPDISFAIVAPDSREAMLQHVDEFASREVPFIFDPGQAMPLFNGDEFRAMIEKSTYVIVNDYESQLLQSRTGWSAEEIAGRVKAYIVTLGPRGSLIHADGVVHEIPPARERKIVDPTGCGDAYRAGLIFGIMRAKDWPTIGRMASLMGALKVEHPGTQNQRFNYAQFATEFEEQFGYGLD from the coding sequence ATGTCTGCCGTTATTTGCGGTTCGTTGGCATACGACACCATCATGGTCTTCCAGGACCAGTTCAAGAACCACATCCTGCCCGACCAGGTGCATATCCTGAACGTGTCGTTCCTGGTTCCCCGGATGCGGCGCGAGTTCGGCGGATGTGCCGGCAACATCGCCTACAACCTCAAGCTGCTGGGTGCCGACCCGCTGCCGGTGGCGACGGTGGGGCAGGACTTCGGCCCTTACCGAGCGCACATGGAGCACTGTGGCATCCGCCTGGACTACGTGCGCGAGTTCGGCGACCAGTTCACGCCGCAGTGTTTCATTACGACCGACCTGGACAACAACCAGATCACGGCGTTCCACCCCGGTGCGATGCTGAGTGCGCATGAAAACCACGTGCGCGACATTCCCGACATCAGTTTCGCCATCGTCGCACCGGATAGCCGCGAAGCGATGCTGCAGCATGTGGATGAATTCGCATCGCGTGAAGTGCCTTTCATTTTCGATCCGGGCCAGGCCATGCCGCTGTTCAATGGCGATGAATTCCGGGCGATGATCGAAAAATCCACGTATGTGATCGTCAACGACTATGAGTCCCAGTTGTTGCAGTCGCGCACGGGATGGAGTGCGGAAGAGATCGCCGGACGCGTGAAGGCTTATATCGTCACGCTCGGACCGCGCGGCTCGCTGATTCATGCGGACGGCGTGGTGCACGAAATTCCGCCGGCGCGCGAGCGCAAGATCGTCGATCCCACAGGTTGCGGCGACGCTTATCGCGCGGGGTTGATCTTCGGCATCATGCGCGCCAAGGATTGGCCGACGATTGGCCGCATGGCTTCTCTGATGGGCGCGCTGAAGGTGGAGCATCCCGGCACGCAGAACCAGCGATTCAACTATGCGCAGTTTGCGACGGAGTTTGAAGAGCAGTTTGGGTATGGGTTGGATTGA
- a CDS encoding DUF192 domain-containing protein, which translates to MKRLLAPLMFLTLAGPALAAAAPAATHSVTLHGKRFSAELATSDETRARGLMMRNELAADHSMLFVFPDTQERWFWMKNTLIPLDILYFDDNRKLVSMQLDVPPCKADPCPSYPSDRPARYVLELDAGTARRIGAAIGDELTVEGAIGKVE; encoded by the coding sequence ATGAAAAGGCTGCTGGCCCCTCTGATGTTCCTCACCCTAGCTGGCCCTGCGCTCGCCGCCGCCGCGCCAGCAGCGACACATAGCGTGACGCTGCACGGCAAGCGTTTTTCCGCCGAACTGGCCACCAGCGACGAAACACGCGCCCGCGGCCTGATGATGCGCAACGAACTGGCGGCCGATCACAGCATGCTGTTCGTCTTCCCGGATACGCAGGAACGCTGGTTTTGGATGAAGAACACGCTCATCCCGCTCGACATTCTGTACTTCGACGACAACCGCAAGCTCGTGTCCATGCAGTTGGACGTGCCGCCGTGCAAAGCAGACCCCTGCCCCAGCTATCCCAGCGACCGACCGGCGCGCTATGTACTGGAGTTGGACGCGGGCACGGCCCGGCGCATCGGCGCCGCTATTGGGGACGAGCTGACGGTGGAAGGAGCGATCGGCAAGGTGGAGTGA
- the mrdA gene encoding penicillin-binding protein 2, with product MPPRRRSIKDSRGESTLFRVRALVGFALILLGLAALVVRYSYLQVQRHDEFALRSENNRVKPRAIPPARGLIYDRNGVLLADNVPAFRLEVVPEQVPDMKAMLAGIRDVIPLGDDDVEAFRKQLKQNRRFDSVPLKLHLTEDEIARFAINRWRFPGLDVVPYLTRRYPYGPLFAHVIGYVGRIDADDLNRLDADRYKGTSHVGRSGLERSYEDMLHGEPGYELVEVNADGRVQRVLETHPPKPGKNLYLSIDAKVQRAATEAFGGRPGSAVALDPRNGQVMAMVSVPSFDPNLFVNGISKADYTAYTSAEDKPLLNRALKSAYPPGSTVKPFLALGGLEYGVRRPEDTVLSTGEFCIPGQQRCYRDDKRGGDGTVNMVRAIQLSTNTYFYKLALDLGIDRLSGWMGSLGFGKKTGIDLLGEAEGILPSREWKATRSKYGWFPGETILAGIGQGYWNVTTLQLAHATATFAGHGTPYAPRLVMATSAVKERPVSLPNPPSGPSLIHKDNYWNVVNQGMEAVITGGTARGQFTGFPYVVAGKSGTAERFSRRTNDYDSNKNTAYLATRHRAWFIGYTPTDAPRIAVAAMLEQGAWGAQDAGPIVRKIMEAWLASQGGAVPARNAPEQTAAPAIAASTSDVPEDTPIATPADVPAQLPGDHDGGGQQDDGGHP from the coding sequence ATGCCGCCCCGCCGCCGCTCGATCAAGGACTCCCGAGGCGAAAGCACCCTGTTCCGGGTGCGCGCGCTGGTGGGGTTCGCCCTGATCCTGCTGGGCCTTGCCGCGCTGGTCGTGCGCTACAGCTACCTGCAGGTGCAGCGGCACGACGAGTTCGCGCTGCGCTCGGAGAACAATCGCGTCAAGCCGCGCGCCATCCCGCCGGCGCGCGGCCTCATCTACGACCGCAACGGCGTGCTGCTGGCCGACAACGTGCCTGCCTTCCGGCTCGAAGTGGTGCCCGAGCAGGTGCCTGACATGAAGGCGATGCTGGCCGGCATCCGCGACGTCATCCCGCTCGGGGACGATGACGTCGAAGCCTTCAGGAAGCAGCTCAAGCAGAACCGTCGCTTCGACAGCGTGCCGCTGAAACTGCACCTCACCGAGGACGAGATCGCCCGCTTCGCCATCAATCGCTGGCGATTTCCCGGCCTGGACGTGGTCCCCTACCTGACCCGCCGCTATCCCTACGGACCGCTGTTCGCCCACGTCATCGGCTATGTCGGTCGCATCGATGCGGACGACCTCAACCGCCTCGACGCCGATCGCTACAAGGGCACCAGCCACGTCGGCCGCAGCGGCCTGGAGCGCTCCTACGAGGACATGCTGCACGGCGAGCCCGGCTACGAGCTGGTCGAAGTAAATGCCGACGGCCGCGTCCAGCGGGTGCTGGAAACGCACCCGCCCAAGCCTGGCAAGAACCTGTATCTGAGTATCGATGCGAAGGTGCAGCGGGCGGCCACCGAGGCCTTCGGCGGCCGCCCCGGTTCGGCGGTCGCTCTCGATCCGCGCAACGGCCAGGTCATGGCCATGGTCAGCGTGCCGAGCTTCGATCCGAACCTCTTCGTCAACGGCATCAGCAAGGCCGACTACACCGCCTATACCTCGGCGGAGGACAAGCCGCTGCTCAATCGCGCCTTGAAGAGCGCCTACCCGCCGGGTTCGACAGTGAAGCCGTTCCTCGCACTGGGCGGACTGGAATACGGCGTCCGGCGCCCGGAAGACACGGTGCTGTCCACCGGCGAGTTCTGCATTCCCGGACAGCAGCGCTGCTATCGCGACGACAAGCGCGGCGGCGACGGCACGGTGAACATGGTGCGCGCCATCCAGCTGTCCACCAACACCTACTTCTACAAGCTGGCCCTGGACCTGGGCATCGACCGTCTCAGCGGCTGGATGGGCAGCCTCGGCTTCGGCAAGAAGACCGGCATCGACCTGCTCGGCGAAGCCGAAGGCATCCTGCCTTCGCGCGAATGGAAGGCGACCCGCAGCAAGTACGGCTGGTTTCCCGGCGAAACCATCCTCGCCGGCATCGGCCAGGGCTATTGGAACGTGACGACGCTGCAGCTCGCCCATGCCACGGCCACCTTTGCCGGTCACGGCACGCCCTACGCGCCGCGCCTGGTCATGGCCACCTCCGCGGTGAAGGAGCGCCCCGTGTCGCTGCCCAACCCGCCCAGCGGCCCAAGCCTGATCCACAAGGACAACTACTGGAACGTGGTGAACCAAGGCATGGAGGCGGTGATCACCGGCGGCACCGCCAGGGGCCAGTTCACCGGCTTCCCGTACGTCGTGGCCGGCAAGAGCGGCACCGCCGAGCGTTTTTCCCGCCGCACCAACGACTACGACAGCAACAAGAACACCGCGTACCTGGCCACTCGCCACCGCGCCTGGTTCATCGGCTATACGCCGACCGACGCGCCGCGCATCGCGGTGGCGGCGATGCTGGAGCAGGGTGCCTGGGGCGCCCAGGACGCGGGCCCGATCGTGCGCAAGATCATGGAAGCATGGCTGGCATCCCAGGGCGGCGCGGTGCCTGCGCGGAACGCGCCGGAGCAAACGGCGGCACCCGCGATTGCCGCCAGCACGTCCGACGTACCCGAAGACACACCCATCGCCACCCCTGCCGACGTTCCCGCGCAGTTGCCGGGCGACCACGACGGCGGCGGGCAGCAGGACGATGGAGGCCATCCATGA
- a CDS encoding HAD-IA family hydrolase, translated as MEEPLHCVLFDLDGVLADYDRQARVAHLAALIGVTPDAVHAAIYESGVEEAGDSGVLDAAAYLAALGDHLQRPVPADAWVEARRVATQARPAVIDVASRLQGRVTLGLLTNNGHLMADQLPRIVPELFPLFAGRAYAAARFGAAKPAAAAYLGCLAELGVLPARTLFIDDSAANVDGARAAGLHAHHYQDRAGLRQALIAFGLG; from the coding sequence ATGGAGGAACCGCTGCACTGTGTGCTGTTCGACCTGGACGGCGTGCTGGCTGACTACGACCGCCAGGCGCGCGTAGCGCACCTGGCGGCGCTGATCGGGGTCACGCCGGACGCGGTGCATGCGGCCATCTACGAATCGGGCGTCGAGGAGGCGGGGGACAGCGGTGTGCTGGACGCCGCTGCCTACCTGGCCGCCCTCGGCGACCATCTGCAGCGGCCGGTGCCTGCCGACGCCTGGGTCGAAGCGCGCCGAGTCGCCACGCAAGCTCGCCCGGCGGTGATCGACGTCGCGTCTCGCCTGCAGGGCCGCGTGACGCTTGGCCTGCTCACCAACAACGGCCACCTCATGGCAGACCAACTGCCGCGCATCGTCCCGGAGCTGTTCCCCCTGTTCGCCGGCCGCGCGTATGCGGCGGCCCGGTTCGGTGCCGCCAAGCCCGCCGCTGCGGCCTACCTCGGCTGCCTGGCCGAACTTGGGGTCCTCCCGGCACGCACGCTCTTTATTGACGACAGTGCCGCCAACGTCGACGGCGCCCGAGCCGCGGGCCTGCACGCCCACCACTACCAGGATCGCGCCGGCCTTCGGCAGGCCCTGATCGCCTTCGGCCTGGGCTGA
- a CDS encoding rod shape-determining protein: MFKKFRGIFSNDISIDLGTANTLIYVRGQGIVLNEPSVVAIRQDRGPGGPRAVAAVGSDAKKMLGRTPGNIATVRPMKDGVIANFSMTEAMLQHFIKQVHRSRLLRPSPRVLVCVPCGSTQVERRAIKESAEGAGARDVFLIEEPMAAAIGAGIPVHEARGSMVLDIGGGTSEVAVISLNGIVYSQSVRVGGDRFDEAIINYVRRNHGTLIGESTAERIKMEIGCAFPQTDVREIEISGRNLAEGVPRMFTINSNEVLEALHEPLSGIVAAVKSALEQTPPELCSDVAERGIVLTGGGALLRDLDRLISEETGLHVQVAEEPLTCVARGGGKALELIDQHGSDFFAAE; encoded by the coding sequence ATGTTCAAGAAGTTTCGCGGGATCTTCTCCAACGACATCTCCATCGATCTCGGCACCGCCAATACCCTGATCTATGTGCGTGGGCAAGGCATTGTCCTCAATGAACCGTCTGTCGTCGCCATCCGCCAGGATCGCGGTCCGGGTGGCCCGCGCGCGGTAGCCGCCGTCGGCAGCGACGCCAAGAAGATGCTCGGCCGCACGCCCGGCAACATCGCCACCGTGCGCCCGATGAAGGACGGCGTGATCGCCAACTTCTCCATGACTGAGGCGATGCTGCAGCACTTCATCAAGCAGGTACACCGCTCGCGCCTGCTGCGCCCCAGCCCCCGCGTGCTGGTCTGCGTGCCCTGCGGGTCTACCCAGGTGGAGCGCCGCGCCATCAAGGAGTCGGCCGAAGGCGCCGGTGCCCGCGACGTCTTCCTGATCGAGGAGCCCATGGCCGCCGCGATCGGCGCTGGCATCCCGGTGCACGAAGCCCGCGGCTCCATGGTGCTGGATATCGGCGGCGGCACCTCCGAGGTCGCCGTGATCTCGCTCAATGGCATCGTCTATTCCCAGTCGGTCCGCGTCGGCGGCGACCGTTTCGACGAGGCGATCATCAACTACGTCCGCCGCAACCACGGCACCCTGATCGGCGAGTCCACCGCCGAGCGGATCAAGATGGAGATCGGCTGCGCCTTCCCGCAGACCGACGTGCGCGAGATCGAAATCTCCGGCCGCAACCTGGCCGAGGGCGTGCCGCGCATGTTCACCATCAACTCCAACGAGGTGCTGGAAGCCCTGCACGAGCCGCTCTCCGGCATCGTGGCCGCCGTGAAGTCGGCGCTGGAGCAGACTCCGCCGGAACTGTGCTCCGACGTGGCCGAGCGCGGCATCGTACTCACCGGTGGCGGCGCCCTGCTGCGCGATCTGGACCGCCTGATCTCCGAAGAGACTGGCCTGCACGTGCAGGTGGCCGAAGAGCCGCTGACCTGCGTCGCCCGCGGCGGCGGCAAGGCGCTGGAGCTGATCGACCAGCACGGCAGCGATTTCTTCGCCGCCGAATAA
- a CDS encoding rubredoxin, translating to MSQDSSNNKKWMCVVCGFIYDEAEGLPDEGIEPGTRWEDVPETWTCPDCGATKADFEMVEVD from the coding sequence ATGAGCCAGGATTCTTCCAACAATAAGAAGTGGATGTGCGTGGTTTGCGGCTTTATCTATGACGAAGCCGAGGGCTTGCCCGATGAGGGCATCGAACCAGGCACCCGCTGGGAAGATGTGCCCGAAACCTGGACCTGTCCGGATTGCGGTGCCACCAAGGCGGACTTCGAAATGGTCGAAGTGGACTGA
- the thiE gene encoding thiamine phosphate synthase: protein MHPKLKHPGLYAITDGPRADLLEAVAAALSGGARLVQYRDKTADHSRRHQEASALRLLCDRHGAALIINDDIRLAAAVHADGVHLGETDPALAAARDVLGDHAIIGVSSYDSLERARDMAGAGADYIAFGAFFPSPTKPLARRASPDLLRQSAALGVPRVAIGGITPENAGSLVSAGADYLAVISALFAVADVRAAAQRFTDLYPPHSGISR, encoded by the coding sequence ATGCACCCAAAACTCAAACATCCTGGCCTCTACGCCATCACAGACGGCCCACGCGCCGATCTCCTGGAAGCCGTCGCCGCGGCCCTTTCCGGCGGAGCCCGGCTGGTCCAATACCGCGACAAGACGGCCGACCACTCCCGACGCCATCAAGAAGCCAGCGCGCTTCGGCTGCTCTGCGACCGGCACGGCGCGGCCCTGATCATCAACGACGACATCCGGCTGGCGGCTGCCGTCCATGCCGATGGCGTCCACCTGGGCGAGACCGACCCGGCGCTCGCCGCCGCACGCGACGTGCTGGGCGACCACGCCATCATCGGCGTCTCCTCCTATGACTCGCTCGAGCGCGCGCGCGACATGGCCGGCGCTGGCGCCGACTACATAGCCTTCGGTGCGTTCTTCCCCTCACCGACCAAGCCCCTGGCCAGGCGCGCCTCGCCCGACCTGCTGCGGCAGAGCGCCGCGCTGGGCGTGCCCCGTGTAGCGATCGGCGGCATCACGCCTGAGAATGCCGGCTCCCTGGTAAGCGCCGGCGCCGATTACCTCGCCGTGATCTCCGCCCTTTTCGCCGTCGCCGATGTGCGCGCCGCAGCGCAACGCTTCACCGATCTCTATCCGCCCCATTCCGGAATTTCACGATGA
- a CDS encoding ion transporter, which produces MNRPSHDAHSRPCGPATASGWRARWFHMIFDHDDRPSRLFDVVLIVAILSSILVTVLDSVADLHDRATRLFYLLEWLFTLLFTAEYLLRIAVVDRPRAYMRSFFGVVDLLAVLPTYLSLFFVGSQYLLVVRALRILRIFRVLKMTRYINESNLLWSALLRGRHKILVFITTILTLVLIFGALMYLVEGPDNGFSSIPKSMYWAVVTLTTVGFGDITPHTTLGQLLTSVIMLVGYGIIAVPTGIFAAELAAGMREARQRIACPACRLADHETDARYCRHCGAALEHGAE; this is translated from the coding sequence ATGAACAGACCGTCGCACGACGCGCACTCTCGCCCCTGCGGCCCCGCTACGGCGAGCGGCTGGCGGGCACGCTGGTTTCACATGATCTTCGACCACGACGACCGGCCCAGCCGTCTTTTCGACGTCGTGCTCATCGTCGCCATCCTTTCCAGCATCCTGGTCACGGTGCTGGATTCGGTCGCAGACCTGCATGACCGCGCCACGCGTCTGTTCTACCTGCTGGAATGGCTCTTCACCCTTCTATTCACGGCCGAATATCTGCTGCGTATCGCCGTGGTGGATCGGCCACGGGCCTACATGCGCAGCTTCTTCGGCGTGGTGGACCTGCTCGCCGTACTGCCCACCTACCTGAGCCTTTTCTTCGTCGGGAGCCAGTACCTGCTGGTAGTGCGCGCCCTGCGCATCCTGCGCATCTTCCGCGTGCTGAAGATGACGCGTTACATCAACGAATCGAATCTGCTGTGGTCGGCACTGCTGCGCGGACGGCACAAGATCCTGGTGTTCATCACCACCATCCTGACTCTGGTGCTGATCTTCGGCGCGCTGATGTACCTGGTGGAAGGCCCGGACAACGGCTTCAGCAGCATCCCCAAATCGATGTACTGGGCGGTGGTCACCTTGACTACCGTCGGTTTCGGCGACATCACGCCGCACACCACTCTGGGCCAGTTGCTGACCTCCGTGATCATGCTGGTCGGCTACGGCATCATCGCCGTGCCAACCGGCATCTTTGCCGCCGAACTGGCAGCCGGCATGCGCGAAGCGCGCCAGCGAATCGCCTGCCCCGCCTGCCGCCTCGCCGACCACGAGACGGACGCGCGCTACTGCCGCCACTGCGGCGCCGCGCTGGAGCACGGCGCCGAGTAG